The window TCGTTGGAGCTTGCCCAGTCGATCCAACGATATGCCCCTTCCTTATGGCGCCAGCGATTCTCAATATGAACGTTTGGCTTGGCCGTAGAATCGATTAGTGCGTCCCTGGTCGCTCCACGATCATCCGGATGGATGAACTCTGCGTAGGATTTGCCAATCGCTTCCTCGGCCTCGTAACCTAGAATAGCCAAAGATTTAAGTATCGTCAGTTGTTGCTCGGTTTTGACACCTTCGCCTACTACTTGCATTCCACGACCGAATTACCAGGCGCTAACTGGCCTTTTCTGGGGTGCGTCATGGTATCTCCTCCTACTACTAACAACATGCATCGGGCCGACACTTGCCGGCCCGATGCACCACAGAGGATGTCCTTTGATTAGCTGCTCAATTTCCCAGGTTCAGTGTCATCAGAGGTGGAAACCGGTTCTGCGCCAATTACTTGCGGTTCTACGGTATCCGAGGTGCCGGATATGAGTGCCATCACGCGACTCAAGAACGAGTTGTCTGCCGTTGATGGACCCGCAGTCGCCGCCGGCGCACCGGCACCGGTCGTCACGTTGTTTGCCGCACTCGACGAGTCACCCCCGCCACCGCCACATCCCGTCAGTCCGATGATCAGCGCCATGGACAATGACGCTACTAAGTAAGGATGTTTATGTTCCATGATGGCTCCTTACTTGTTGCCAGGAATCGGCGTATTAAAATACGGGAAGGTCGCCTTGAAGTCGGCTGCCGTCTTGCGTACGCCATCGGTCAATGGCAGTGCCCCGGCCGGCGCATCAGACGGTTTGCAACCGACTTTCAGCATGTCGGCGTCGCCGGTGAGAGCACAAAGGGCTCCCATTGCGACCCGCGTTGAAAGATCGACGACATCATCGGCCGGACGGCGCCCGTTCGGGAAACCCGCATTGTCGCCGCCAGCCACGCCCAGCGGACTCTGTGTCTGGGGAGCAGTGGGAGCAATCGATGTGTTCAGGCGCAGCATTTCAGACGGAACCACATTTTTGGGCTGGTTGACGCCTTCAATGCCTTTCAGGAATACCGTGACGAGGTCAGTGCGCGGGAAGTTGGTCGGAGCCTTGGCGGACGGGAACAGTATCTGGATGACGGCTGGAAGTGTCGGGTTGGTCACGTAGTCGATAAACTGCGCATCGTCTTTTGGCTTGGAACTATTAAAGCGATCCTTGTCTTCCATGCCAATCACCACTTCGTTCACCAGTGGCATGCCCACTCGCGACACTTGCGACCAGGCGCCACCTTCCTTGGACGCGTTATTGATGCCGGATTCGGGGAATGGATTGATGATGCGGCCCTGACGAATGCTGGCGGTGGTATAGGCGCCGATGACTGGATCGCCAGCCGTTGTCAGGCACGAGATCGGGAGTTCCATCGCAATCGTACTGACGTTCTTCATCTCGAGATCGTTCTTGTTGCCGTCGACTTCTGGCCCAAGCGGATTCAGGTTGACGAGGTCGAAAATTTTGCCTACCGCAATATAGAACGGCTCCTTACGCTGACCGACAAAGACACGCCCATTGCCGCAGTTTGGAATGGAAACATCGTAAATATGCTGATTCGCATACTTTTCGTAGCCGTCTGCGCCGCCAAAGGTTTTTTCACCGATGTTATCGACCGGCTTGTCGAAATCCCGATTTCCTGCTCCCATGGTCACAGC is drawn from Noviherbaspirillum saxi and contains these coding sequences:
- a CDS encoding PAS domain-containing protein, with product MQVVGEGVKTEQQLTILKSLAILGYEAEEAIGKSYAEFIHPDDRGATRDALIDSTAKPNVHIENRWRHKEGAYRWIDWASSNDEGTLFATGRDVTDD
- a CDS encoding DUF4331 domain-containing protein, producing the protein MDGLKKRNAIGMTFMAAAVAGIFMAPAMASSHREAPFLTNSPKNDGTDLYMFRSYEQGRQDYVTVMANYIPFQDPQGGPNFYQLDQNGLYEIHFDNNGDAKEDITFQFRFKNASKATALPVGGKQVKIPLINSGPIDGINPATLNVRETFTIDVVRGDRRTGTKSAVTMGAGNRDFDKPVDNIGEKTFGGADGYEKYANQHIYDVSIPNCGNGRVFVGQRKEPFYIAVGKIFDLVNLNPLGPEVDGNKNDLEMKNVSTIAMELPISCLTTAGDPVIGAYTTASIRQGRIINPFPESGINNASKEGGAWSQVSRVGMPLVNEVVIGMEDKDRFNSSKPKDDAQFIDYVTNPTLPAVIQILFPSAKAPTNFPRTDLVTVFLKGIEGVNQPKNVVPSEMLRLNTSIAPTAPQTQSPLGVAGGDNAGFPNGRRPADDVVDLSTRVAMGALCALTGDADMLKVGCKPSDAPAGALPLTDGVRKTAADFKATFPYFNTPIPGNK